One genomic segment of Theobroma cacao cultivar B97-61/B2 chromosome 6, Criollo_cocoa_genome_V2, whole genome shotgun sequence includes these proteins:
- the LOC18596475 gene encoding KH domain-containing protein At4g18375 — translation MGESAKRHRGQRDNDGDSRNQKRRLNDKNEKNNDELVVYRILCPDVVIGSVIGKSGKVINSIRQETRAKVKVVDPYPGAKDRVITIYCYVKDKEEVEVDDEFNDKEPLCAAQDALLRVHAAIANAVALIGDSDQKRTDRYGEECQILVPSSQSANIIGKAGTTIKKLRGKTRTIIKVTAKDAGDPNHSCAMDFDNFIQITGEPEAVKKALFAVSAIMYKFSPREEIPLETTVAEAPPAPSIIIPSDVPIYPPGGLYPNPDPTVPSRSVPPILGATHVPDLQGYADTGCTWPVYSSALPVVSGFGGASRSEELKIRVLCPFDKIGRVIGRGGGTIKSIRQASGARIEVDDTKADRDECIITVTATESPDDLKSMAVEAVLLLQGKINDDDDNSVTMRLLVPSKVIGCVIGKGGSIINEIRKRTKADVRISKGNKPKCADANDELVELAGKVNNVRDALIQIVLRLRDDVLKEKDSGPNPSVGADSFYSSSASLAVPSLLPSVPPVPPLAFDQRAESGSGLGVLPTSSLYGYGTLPMGESGYGSMSSYSSKLYGGLHPSSTLEILIPANAVGKVMGKGGLNLTNIRKISGAMIEISESKSSRGERVALITGTLQQKREAENLIQAFIMAT, via the exons ATGGGTGAGAGTGCTAAGCGTCATCGAGGACAAAGAGATAATGATGGGGATAGTAGGAATCAGAAGAGAAGAttgaatgataaaaatgaaaaaaacaatGATGAACTGGTTGTTTATAGAATACTTTGCCCTGATGTAGTGATTGGAAGTGTCATTGGTAAAAGTGGTAAAGTCATAAATTCGATTAGGCAGGAGACGAGGGCAAAGGTTAAGGTGGTTGATCCATATCCTGGTGCCAAGGATAGGGTTATAACAATCTATTGTTATGTTAAGGATAAGGAAGAAGTTGAGGTAGATGATGAATTCAATGACAAAGAACCGTTATGTGCTGCTCAGGATGCTCTTCTTAGAGTTCACGCTGCAATTGCAAATGCTGTGGCTCTCATAGGGGATTCTGATCAGAAACGGACAGATAGGTATGGGGAGGAATGTCAAATTCTCGTCCCATCTAGCCAATCTGCTAATATCATTGGTAAGGCTGGCACAACTATTAAGAAACTGAGGGGCAAGACCAGGACCATCATTAAGGTTACTGCTAAGGATGCTGGTGATCCCAATCATTCATGTGCCATGGATTTTGACAACTTCATTCAG ATAACTGGTGAACCAGAGGCTGTAAAGAAAGCACTTTTTGCTGTTTCTGCAATCATGTACAAGTTCAGTCCAAGAGAAGAAATTCCTCTTGAGACGACTGTGGCAGAAGCTCCTCCAGCTCCAAGCATTATAATCCCATCAGATGTCCCTATTTATCCACCAGGTGGCTTATATCCTAATCCAGATCCTACTGTACCTTCTAGATCAGTTCCACCAATATTGGGTGCCACCCATGTGCCAGATCTTCAGGGATATGCTGATACAGGGTGTACCTGGCCTGTGTATTCATCTGCTCTTCCTGTGGTTTCTGGTTTTGGTGGTGCATCTCGATCTGAAGAGTTAAAAATCAGAGTACTATGCCCATTTGACAAGATTGGGCGTGTCATTGGCAGGGGAGGGGGTACTATTAAGAGTATAAGGCAGGCAAGTGGTGCTCGTATCGAGGTTGATGATACAAAGGCTGATCGTGATGAGTGTATTATCACTGTCACAGCTACAGAG TCACCTGATGATTTAAAATCCATGGCTGTTGAAGCTGTTCTGTTGCTGCAAGGGAAGATTAATGATGACGATGATAATTCTGTGACTATGAGGCTCCTTGTTCCATCTAAGGTTATTGGTTGTGTTATTGGAAAAGGTGGTTCTATTATAAATGAAATTCGGAAGAGAACTAAAGCTGATGTTCGTATATCAAAAGGGAATAAGCCAAAGTGTGCTGATGCCAATGATGAGCTCGTTGAG CTTGCTGGAAAAGTTAATAATGTGAGAGATGCGCTTATACAGATTGTTTTAAGGCTCCGAGATGATgttttgaaagaaaaggaCAGTGGTCCTAACCCTTCTGTAGGTGCAGATTCTTTCTACTCAAGCAGTGCCAGTCTTGCAGTGCCATCTCTCTTGCCTTCTGTTCCTCCAGTTCCTCCTTTGGCTTTTGATCAAAGAGCTGAAAGTGGAAGTGGCCTTGGTGTGCTTCCTACAAGCAGCCTTTATGGATATGGAACCTTGCCG ATGGGCGAAAGTGGCTATGGGTCTATGTCCTCATATTCATCGAAGCTCTATGGAGG GTTGCATCCATCTTCAACTCTTGAAATATTGATCCCTGCTAATGCGGTCGGTAAAGTGATGGGCAAAGGAGGGCTCAATTTAACCAACATAAGGAAG aTATCAGGGGCAATGATTGAAATTTCTGAATCCAAATCCTCACGAGGGGAACGTGTTGCTCTTATAACAGGCACTCTGCAGCAGAAGCGTGAAGCTGAAAACTTGATTCAGGCATTTATAATGGCCACCTGA
- the LOC18596476 gene encoding uncharacterized protein LOC18596476 isoform X1: protein MKHPQTIIQGEEFNYSSFNLFLLSLCTSMEQEVGESLIQLGSSDDPNSSSTDPVTRVRKLLFRRMLVGIKDGRFFLGTFHCIDKQGNIILQDSIEYRSTRHSSPSPMEQRCLGLILIPFSCRTSCHVDCSINEQLSLLKV from the exons ATGAAACACCCCCAAACAATCATTCAAGGTGAAGAATTCAATTATTCTTCTTTCAatcttttccttctctctttg TGCACTAGCATGGAACAAGAAGTAGGGGAATCCTTGATTCAACTGGGGAGCTCAGATGATCCTAACTCAAGCAGCACCGATCCTGTAACTCGAGTAAGGAAGCTGCTGTTTCGCCGTATGCTGGTGGGGATCAAAGATGGAAGGTTTTTCTTGGGCACTTTCCACTGTATTGACAAGCAAGGAAATATCATTCTCCAGGATTCAATAGAGTATCGTAGCACCCGACATTCCTCTCCATCTCCAATGGAGCAACGATGCCTCGGTCTCATTCTCATACCTTTCTCTTGTCGAACATCCTGTCATGTGGATTGCTCCATCAATGAACAATTGTCACTGCTGAAGGTTTAA
- the LOC18596476 gene encoding uncharacterized protein LOC18596476 isoform X2, giving the protein MEQEVGESLIQLGSSDDPNSSSTDPVTRVRKLLFRRMLVGIKDGRFFLGTFHCIDKQGNIILQDSIEYRSTRHSSPSPMEQRCLGLILIPFSCRTSCHVDCSINEQLSLLKV; this is encoded by the coding sequence ATGGAACAAGAAGTAGGGGAATCCTTGATTCAACTGGGGAGCTCAGATGATCCTAACTCAAGCAGCACCGATCCTGTAACTCGAGTAAGGAAGCTGCTGTTTCGCCGTATGCTGGTGGGGATCAAAGATGGAAGGTTTTTCTTGGGCACTTTCCACTGTATTGACAAGCAAGGAAATATCATTCTCCAGGATTCAATAGAGTATCGTAGCACCCGACATTCCTCTCCATCTCCAATGGAGCAACGATGCCTCGGTCTCATTCTCATACCTTTCTCTTGTCGAACATCCTGTCATGTGGATTGCTCCATCAATGAACAATTGTCACTGCTGAAGGTTTAA
- the LOC18596478 gene encoding protease Do-like 5, chloroplastic has protein sequence MVVMASLHTLPSPLPTTTTSSSSESSDNKSLVITRRRAIVSGSTVAVASLLQLSNPISSLYSAIALQQQDEELDEEEDRIVRLFQETSPSVVFIKDLELAKIPKSSSQEVTLAEDEDAKVEGTGSGFIWDKFGHIVTNYHVVDKLATDQSGLQRCKVFLVDARGTSFYKEGKIVGIDPAYDIAVLKVDVEGYELKPVVLGTSRDLRVGQSCFAIGNPFGYENTLTTGVVSGLGREIPSPNGRAIRGAIQTDAAINAGNSGGPLIDSYGHVIGVNTATFTRKGTGVSSGVNFAIPIDTVVRTVPYLIVYGTPYSDRF, from the exons ATGGTGGTGATGGCTTCTCTGCACACGCTCCCATCTCCATTGCCAACTACAACTACTTCTTCTTCATCAGAATCTTCAGATAATAAGAGTCTAGTTATTACAAGAAGAAGAGCCATTGTCTCTGGTTCAACTGTTGCAGTGGCTTCTTTACTTCAGTTGTCTAATCCCATTTCTTCTTTATATTCTGCTATTGCCCTCCAACAACAAGATGAGGAActtgatgaagaagaagatagaatTGTTCGTCTCTTTCAG GAAACTTCACCCTcggttgtttttataaaagacCTTGAGTTAGCAAAAATCCCAAAGAGCTCTTCCCAGGAAGTCACACTTGCTGAGGATGAAGATGCAAAAGTTGAAGGGACAGGTTCGGGCTTTATCTGGGATAAGTTTGGCCACATT GTTACTAATTACCATGTTGTAGATAAATTGGCTACAGACCAAAGTGGGTTACAACGTTGTAAG GTGTTTCTAGTTGACGCTAGAGGCACTAGCTTTTACAAAGAAGGGAAAATTGTTGGTATTGATCCAGCCTATGATATAGCTGTTTTAAAG GTTGATGTTGAGGGCTATGAATTAAAGCCTGTTGTTCTCGGTACTTCTCGTGATTTACGTGTGGGGCAGAGCTGCTTCGCCATTGGAAATCCCTTTGGATATGAGAACACTCTAACAACTGGG GTGGTTAGTGGATTAGGCAGAGAGATACCTTCCCCAAATGGAAGGGCTATTCGAGGAGCAATTCAAACAGATGCTGCTATTAATGCAG GCAATTCAGGTGGACCGTTGATTGATTCCTATGGCCATGTCATCGGAGTTAACACAGCAACTTTCACTCGGAAAG GGACAGGAGTTTCCTCTGGTGTGAACTTTGCAATACCAATCGACACTGTCGTGCGAACTGTACCTTATCTTATTGTATATGGAACACCGTACAGTGACAggttttga